ACTACCCTGAAAACGGGGTGCGCCAACCCCCTTGGTCATACTCCATTTTTAGGCAATAGCAAACTAAGCCTGTGCAAATCTATTTTTTGACAGGCCTGGTGTACAAAAGAAAGCTGATTTTCTAGTGTCAACCTGTCATTGAGAACTCTTTTACTTCTTCGCCAATTATTATCCGAATACTTTGGTCGCTAATAATGAACTGAACATCGTCGTCCAGTTTCTTTATGTTTTTAACAAGGTTAACTAAACTTTTAATTTTGCTGCGACGCATTTGTTCCGACAAATAGTTTTCCCCAAGCTCCTTATACGGTTCTTTGCGAATAAGCATGTGGTAAACGATTACAATAATCGCATGTGCTACTGCGACTGCTGCTCGTTTTTTACCTCTTCTGGCTGCTATTCGGTGATATAACGACGATAAATAACAGTTTTTCATCCGCGCTATCGTGTGGGCCGCCTGAACTAGCTGCGACCTAAGCTGTGGATTGCCCGGCTTTGCTTTCCCAGATCTTCGCTTTCCGGCACTTTCGTTGTTCCCTGGAGCTAGACCAGACCATGCGGACACATGTTTGGCGCTTGG
This genomic window from Thermosinus carboxydivorans Nor1 contains:
- a CDS encoding IS110 family transposase, translating into IASLDLMMERIEREDENFKQALELIDTIPGIGKRIAQVILAEIGLDMSRFPSAKHVSAWSGLAPGNNESAGKRRSGKAKPGNPQLRSQLVQAAHTIARMKNCYLSSLYHRIAARRGKKRAAVAVAHAIIVIVYHMLIRKEPYKELGENYLSEQMRRSKIKSLVNLVKNIKKLDDDVQFIISDQSIRIIIGEEVKEFSMTG